In one window of Paraflavitalea soli DNA:
- a CDS encoding tetratricopeptide repeat protein produces MAKGIDFEIKALKYLRSLFEYLGFRVTAERQQDTGTQNGFDLRISFFDDNGKLRHFYFECKDYNTTLYWKDLLTKIIELNTSRHQVDGFIAMSPHVDLSNIHSNINDHLPTLVKFPIEFWTPESSVKNYFSLGEDFYSSIYGRKPKVTATEKERIRQDLRAVVLDMLRQKDQLALANTHTTFPKELTSKIPRIHQHDIIGREDELQDLHTLLFNNKQVVVVNGMGGIGKTILSQAYLSKYYDDYHHIAWVSQLTNDIANDIVSASGLAENLSVSKENKEVNQVFDEILRRLKACSDGPNLLILDNAEEALTKLKDILPGQPDWHLLITSRHRIEGFYPKELDFLSPPQALALFQKHCTRIKNEELIAGLLKVIDYHTLTIEILAKTAERQKLDVETLKKGIKDDLKANVYVNHKGNKIDKVFSYLSSIFNLSGLSEEEAWLMKQFTCLPAEFHPYDLLLELIDPPENKREVFADTIERLVELGWLIKNMETEAYKMHLVVKEVAVRQLQPTWQNIEGLLNKIADNLDIDQSKDNPVEKFRWIPFGHALLNNFPNDTATVIVRLQNNLALVLINLGNYTEARVLLEKVLYSVEQKFSPDHPTTAVSYSNLATVLNALGDYAGAKALLEKAMHSAEQNFGPDHPYTARSYSNLATVLQNLGDYTGARALLEKALHSDERNFGPDHPTVAVRYSNLGTVFKDLGDYIGARGLLEKAMHSEEQNFGPNHPNTAVSYSNLALVLLDLGDYAGARALLEKAVHSNERNFGPDHPTTAVSYSNLAMVLRYLDDYTLALELAETGLLILKKILPQGHPYIGTAQSIYDSIKAKL; encoded by the coding sequence ATGGCAAAAGGAATTGATTTCGAAATAAAAGCGTTGAAGTATCTCCGGTCTTTGTTTGAGTACCTGGGTTTCAGGGTAACCGCTGAAAGGCAACAGGATACCGGTACCCAGAACGGTTTCGACCTAAGGATAAGTTTTTTTGACGACAACGGAAAGCTACGGCATTTTTACTTTGAATGTAAGGACTATAATACTACCCTTTACTGGAAAGACCTTCTCACAAAAATAATAGAACTGAATACTTCCCGTCACCAGGTAGATGGTTTTATCGCTATGTCTCCGCATGTAGATCTCAGTAACATACACAGTAATATAAACGACCACTTACCAACCCTGGTAAAATTTCCCATTGAGTTCTGGACGCCTGAATCATCAGTAAAGAATTACTTTTCCCTGGGTGAAGATTTTTATAGTTCCATATATGGCCGTAAGCCTAAGGTTACGGCTACCGAAAAAGAGCGTATCCGTCAAGATCTGCGTGCTGTGGTATTGGACATGCTTCGGCAAAAGGATCAACTGGCCTTGGCAAATACACACACTACTTTTCCTAAAGAACTAACCTCTAAGATCCCCCGCATTCACCAGCACGATATCATAGGCCGGGAAGATGAATTACAGGACCTGCATACTTTACTATTCAACAACAAACAGGTAGTAGTGGTCAATGGGATGGGCGGTATAGGAAAAACAATCCTTTCCCAGGCATACCTCAGTAAATATTATGACGACTACCATCATATAGCCTGGGTTTCCCAACTTACCAACGATATCGCCAATGACATCGTTAGTGCAAGTGGGCTGGCAGAAAATCTGTCTGTGTCAAAGGAGAACAAAGAAGTGAACCAGGTATTTGATGAAATACTCCGCCGGTTAAAAGCATGTTCTGATGGCCCCAACCTGCTGATCCTTGACAATGCTGAAGAAGCGCTCACAAAACTGAAAGATATATTGCCTGGCCAGCCTGATTGGCACCTGCTGATCACCTCACGCCATCGCATAGAAGGGTTTTATCCCAAGGAGTTGGATTTTTTATCCCCTCCCCAGGCCCTTGCTTTATTCCAAAAGCACTGCACACGCATTAAAAATGAAGAGCTAATTGCAGGACTGTTAAAGGTCATCGACTACCATACCCTTACAATAGAAATATTGGCCAAAACAGCAGAACGGCAAAAGCTGGATGTGGAAACTCTTAAAAAAGGCATTAAAGACGACCTGAAAGCCAATGTTTATGTGAACCATAAGGGAAATAAGATAGACAAGGTATTCTCTTACCTATCCTCCATTTTTAACCTTAGTGGTTTAAGTGAAGAAGAAGCCTGGTTGATGAAACAGTTTACCTGCCTGCCTGCGGAGTTTCATCCCTATGATCTGTTGCTGGAATTGATCGATCCTCCTGAAAATAAAAGGGAAGTATTTGCAGATACAATCGAAAGGCTGGTGGAGCTTGGCTGGTTAATAAAGAATATGGAAACAGAGGCTTATAAAATGCACCTGGTGGTAAAAGAAGTAGCGGTCAGGCAGTTGCAACCAACATGGCAGAATATTGAAGGTTTATTGAATAAGATAGCAGATAATTTAGACATTGACCAATCCAAAGACAACCCCGTAGAGAAGTTCCGGTGGATACCTTTTGGCCATGCCTTGCTCAATAATTTTCCGAATGATACAGCTACCGTTATTGTGCGCCTGCAAAATAACCTGGCACTAGTGCTTATAAATCTGGGCAATTATACCGAAGCGCGGGTCTTGTTAGAGAAGGTCCTCTATTCAGTTGAGCAAAAATTCAGCCCTGACCACCCTACTACAGCAGTGAGTTATTCAAATCTGGCAACGGTACTTAATGCCCTGGGTGACTATGCCGGGGCGAAGGCCCTGCTGGAGAAGGCAATGCATTCAGCTGAGCAAAATTTCGGCCCCGACCATCCTTATACGGCACGCAGCTATTCAAATCTGGCAACGGTACTTCAAAACCTGGGCGATTACACTGGAGCAAGAGCCTTACTGGAGAAAGCTCTACATTCCGATGAGCGAAATTTCGGCCCTGACCATCCCACTGTTGCAGTAAGGTATTCGAATCTGGGAACTGTGTTTAAAGATCTGGGCGATTATATCGGGGCGCGGGGCTTATTGGAGAAAGCTATGCACTCAGAGGAGCAAAACTTCGGCCCTAACCATCCGAACACCGCAGTGAGTTATTCGAATCTGGCATTAGTGCTTCTCGACCTGGGCGATTATGCCGGGGCGCGGGCCTTGTTGGAGAAAGCGGTACATTCCAACGAGCGAAACTTTGGTCCTGACCATCCAACCACGGCAGTGAGCTATTCTAATCTGGCAATGGTGCTTAGGTACTTGGATGATTATACACTGGCCTTGGAATTAGCCGAAACGGGCCTTTTAATTCTCAAGAAAATATTACCCCAAGGTCATCCTTACATTGGCACGGCTCAAAGCATTTATGATTCTATAAAAGCTAAGCTTTAA
- a CDS encoding pyridoxal phosphate-dependent aminotransferase produces MNIATSKRLEGIGEYYFSQKLREIDELNKQGKQIINLGIGSPDLPPHPEVIKTLQEEAAKPNVHAYQSYKGSPVLRKAVADWYSKWYGVTLNPDTEILPLLGSKEGIMHICMTYLNKGDKVLVPNPGYPTYRSAVKLAGGECIDYELKEENNWYPDFDQLENIVGSSLGYKLMWVNYPHMPTGRLPEKALFEKLVAFGKKHNILICHDNPYSFILNDSPMSLFSVEGAKEVVIELNSLSKSQNMAGWRIGTLCGAKERIDEVLRFKSNMDSGMFLPLQLAAAKALGLGKDWYDSVNAVYAARRKKVFELLDLLNCVYDKSQAGMFVWAKIPAGYKNGFALSDEILYNANVFITPGGIFGSAGEQYIRVSLCSPEEKLGESIKRVNELFLQVKDK; encoded by the coding sequence ATGAACATAGCAACATCAAAAAGATTAGAAGGCATCGGTGAATACTACTTCTCACAAAAGCTGCGGGAGATAGATGAACTGAACAAGCAGGGTAAGCAGATCATTAACCTGGGCATTGGCAGCCCCGACCTGCCGCCACATCCGGAAGTGATCAAAACCCTGCAGGAAGAAGCTGCAAAACCCAATGTTCATGCTTACCAAAGCTATAAAGGCTCACCGGTCCTGCGCAAAGCTGTAGCCGATTGGTACAGCAAATGGTATGGTGTAACACTCAATCCCGATACGGAAATATTGCCCCTGCTCGGCAGCAAGGAAGGCATCATGCACATTTGCATGACCTACCTCAACAAAGGCGATAAAGTACTGGTGCCCAATCCCGGCTACCCCACATACAGAAGTGCGGTGAAACTGGCAGGAGGGGAGTGCATAGATTATGAACTGAAAGAAGAAAACAACTGGTACCCCGATTTTGATCAACTGGAAAATATAGTAGGTTCTTCCCTGGGTTATAAACTGATGTGGGTGAACTATCCGCATATGCCTACCGGGCGCTTGCCGGAGAAAGCCTTGTTTGAAAAGCTGGTAGCCTTTGGTAAAAAACACAATATCCTCATCTGCCATGATAACCCCTATAGCTTTATCCTCAATGACAGCCCTATGAGCCTGTTCAGTGTGGAAGGTGCCAAAGAGGTGGTGATCGAGTTGAACTCCTTAAGCAAATCACAGAACATGGCAGGCTGGCGCATCGGCACTTTGTGCGGCGCCAAAGAGCGGATCGATGAAGTGCTCCGGTTCAAAAGCAATATGGACAGTGGTATGTTCCTGCCCCTGCAACTGGCAGCTGCCAAAGCCCTGGGCCTGGGTAAGGATTGGTATGATAGTGTGAATGCGGTATACGCTGCCAGGAGAAAGAAAGTGTTTGAATTGCTCGACCTGTTGAACTGTGTGTATGATAAAAGTCAGGCCGGTATGTTTGTATGGGCGAAGATCCCCGCAGGATATAAAAATGGCTTTGCCCTCAGCGATGAGATCTTGTACAATGCCAATGTATTCATCACGCCGGGCGGCATCTTTGGCAGCGCAGGTGAGCAATACATCCGCGTGAGCTTGTGCAGTCCGGAAGAGAAGCTGGGCGAAAGCATCAAACGGGTAAATGAATTATTTCTACAGGTAAAAGACAAATAG
- a CDS encoding prephenate dehydratase, with protein sequence MEQQRQLDPLNNSSSPKTAGKGIRVSIQGYEGSFHQVAAQQFFGAAVEVIPCATFREVVKIAANKKESEGGVMAIENSIAGSILPNYNLLQKSNLTIIGEIYLPIKQQLLVNPGVKLEDIREVHSHHMAIQQCLEFLDKYDWKLVETEDTALSAKHLHQHRSKHTAAIASKLAADLFELEVLAPNIHTMKSNYTRFLVLQPEGVAQPVADANKASVNFHTDHSRGSLARVLSKIAEGGINLSKLQSFPIPGSDWEYSFHADMEFDALEQFNTVIEQIKPITAELKIYGVYKNGK encoded by the coding sequence ATGGAACAACAGCGACAATTGGACCCCCTGAACAACAGTTCTTCTCCCAAAACGGCAGGAAAGGGTATACGCGTATCGATTCAAGGTTATGAAGGCAGCTTTCACCAGGTGGCAGCCCAGCAATTCTTCGGTGCAGCCGTAGAGGTCATTCCCTGCGCTACCTTCCGGGAGGTGGTAAAAATTGCCGCCAATAAAAAAGAGAGCGAAGGCGGCGTGATGGCCATCGAGAACTCAATAGCTGGCAGCATCCTTCCCAATTATAACTTATTACAGAAAAGTAACCTTACGATAATAGGAGAGATCTATCTTCCCATCAAGCAACAACTACTGGTGAATCCCGGTGTAAAACTGGAAGATATCCGCGAGGTGCATTCGCATCATATGGCCATCCAGCAATGCCTGGAGTTCCTGGATAAATATGACTGGAAACTGGTGGAAACAGAAGATACAGCACTTAGCGCCAAACACCTGCACCAGCACAGAAGCAAGCATACGGCTGCTATTGCCAGCAAACTGGCGGCAGACCTCTTTGAACTGGAAGTGCTGGCCCCCAATATCCATACCATGAAAAGCAATTATACACGATTTCTGGTATTACAACCCGAAGGAGTAGCGCAGCCCGTTGCAGATGCCAACAAAGCATCGGTCAATTTTCATACCGACCACTCCCGGGGCAGCCTGGCCAGGGTATTATCGAAAATTGCAGAGGGGGGCATCAACCTCAGTAAACTGCAAAGCTTTCCCATTCCGGGCAGTGATTGGGAATACAGCTTTCATGCAGACATGGAATTTGATGCACTGGAACAATTCAATACCGTGATCGAACAAATTAAACCGATCACTGCTGAGTTGAAGATCTACGGCGTGTACAAAAACGGCAAATAA
- a CDS encoding DEAD/DEAH box helicase, with amino-acid sequence MMTFAELGLDAKLVQATDALGYKNPTPIQEKAIPVLISGTKDLVGLAQTGTGKTAAFGLPLLHLIDEGQKFPQALVVCPTRELCLQIVNEMELFKKFQTGMHVVAVYGGTSIGQQIRDLKRGVQIVVATPGRLIDLIERKAINLEQIKYVVLDEADEMLNMGFKDDIEFILQNTPNRQSTWLFSATMPPEIRRISKKYLKDPMEITVGKTNTANKNIDHQYFVTSAQHRYQTLKRLIDFNPGIYGIIFTRTKADAQDIAEKLTREGYDIDALHGDLTQQQRDKVMGEFRDKTLQLLIATDVAARGIDVAGITHVINYELPDDVEVYTHRSGRTGRAGNTGVCMSIIHIREMGKMRHIQGIVQVPFHKMDIPGGKDVCRKQFFHFMEKLLQTDISHGDYESYVPMLEEKFADVSKEEVLKRVAAMEFDRFLKYYENAEDLNIYEQRRERFERGAGMDRRGGDRERMPGRDTRGRQFGSSAGGNGGGGDYARLFVNLGTKDGFYKASFLQFILDLSDLRKEVLGRIDMKEMNSWIEIDKRAAKQMIAAIDGKNYKGRRIRMNDADSRR; translated from the coding sequence ATGATGACTTTCGCTGAGTTGGGTTTGGATGCGAAACTGGTACAGGCTACCGACGCATTAGGCTATAAAAACCCAACACCTATACAGGAAAAGGCTATTCCTGTTCTTATAAGTGGAACCAAGGACCTGGTAGGTCTGGCGCAGACTGGTACCGGGAAAACAGCGGCCTTTGGCCTGCCTCTGTTGCACCTGATCGATGAGGGACAAAAGTTCCCGCAGGCGTTGGTGGTGTGTCCCACGAGGGAGCTTTGCCTCCAGATCGTGAACGAAATGGAGCTGTTTAAGAAGTTTCAGACCGGTATGCATGTAGTGGCCGTTTATGGCGGTACATCCATCGGTCAGCAGATACGGGACCTGAAAAGAGGCGTACAGATCGTGGTAGCGACTCCCGGCCGTTTAATTGATCTTATTGAGCGCAAAGCGATCAATTTAGAACAAATAAAATATGTAGTTCTTGACGAGGCGGATGAAATGCTGAACATGGGTTTTAAGGATGATATTGAATTCATCCTGCAGAATACGCCCAACCGTCAGAGCACCTGGTTATTCAGTGCTACCATGCCACCGGAAATTCGCCGGATCAGCAAGAAGTACCTGAAAGACCCCATGGAGATCACGGTTGGTAAGACCAATACGGCCAATAAGAACATCGACCACCAGTATTTTGTAACCAGTGCACAACACAGGTACCAGACACTGAAACGGTTGATCGACTTTAACCCGGGTATTTATGGCATCATTTTTACCCGTACCAAGGCCGATGCGCAGGATATAGCAGAGAAGCTGACCCGGGAGGGATATGATATCGATGCATTGCATGGCGACCTGACGCAGCAGCAGCGTGATAAAGTGATGGGTGAGTTCAGGGATAAGACCTTACAGCTCTTAATAGCTACCGATGTAGCAGCCAGGGGTATCGACGTAGCGGGTATCACCCATGTGATCAACTACGAGTTGCCCGATGATGTGGAAGTGTACACACACAGAAGCGGTCGTACAGGCCGGGCGGGTAATACCGGTGTATGTATGTCCATCATCCACATCCGTGAAATGGGTAAGATGAGGCATATCCAGGGTATCGTACAGGTGCCTTTCCACAAGATGGATATTCCTGGTGGTAAGGATGTATGCCGCAAGCAGTTCTTCCATTTCATGGAGAAACTGTTGCAAACCGATATCAGCCATGGCGATTATGAAAGCTATGTACCCATGCTGGAAGAAAAGTTTGCCGATGTGAGCAAGGAAGAGGTACTGAAGCGCGTAGCTGCCATGGAGTTTGACAGGTTCCTGAAATATTATGAAAATGCAGAAGACCTGAATATTTACGAGCAGCGCAGGGAACGTTTTGAGCGCGGCGCTGGTATGGACAGAAGAGGTGGTGACCGTGAAAGAATGCCAGGACGTGATACCAGGGGAAGGCAGTTTGGAAGCAGTGCAGGTGGTAACGGCGGCGGCGGAGATTACGCCCGGCTGTTTGTGAACCTGGGTACCAAAGATGGTTTTTACAAAGCGAGTTTCTTACAGTTTATCCTTGACCTGAGTGATTTGCGCAAAGAGGTATTGGGAAGGATCGACATGAAGGAAATGAACAGCTGGATCGAGATCGATAAAAGAGCCGCCAAACAAATGATAGCGGCCATCGATGGAAAGAATTACAAAGGAAGAAGGATCAGGATGAATGATGCGGATAGCCGCAGGTAG
- a CDS encoding TetR/AcrR family transcriptional regulator — protein sequence MDTKERILQVALELYNSQGVNTITSRHIAAEMGISPGNLHYHFKQTDEIIKSLYDRLALDFDAIVKGLGTLDLIDLDTMKEYVDQSFALAYKNRFIFLHFVEIGLRIPAIKKEYAALTKRREKEFLLLFEKLQTAGLLRTDIPKEVLQSLVTQIFIVADFWLSNNELTVRLKGNKAIDHYRHVFIHMFYPYLTTETQRRFMEVIVK from the coding sequence ATGGATACCAAGGAACGCATACTCCAGGTGGCCCTGGAGCTTTATAACAGTCAGGGTGTGAATACCATCACCAGCAGGCATATTGCTGCTGAAATGGGCATTAGTCCGGGCAACCTGCATTATCATTTCAAGCAAACGGATGAGATCATTAAAAGCCTGTACGATCGGCTGGCCCTGGACTTTGATGCCATCGTAAAGGGCTTGGGAACACTTGACCTGATCGACCTGGATACGATGAAGGAGTATGTTGACCAGTCCTTTGCGCTGGCCTACAAGAACCGTTTTATATTCCTTCATTTTGTGGAGATCGGTCTGCGCATTCCTGCGATCAAAAAGGAATATGCAGCCTTGACAAAGCGCCGGGAAAAAGAATTCCTGCTGCTTTTTGAAAAACTGCAAACGGCGGGGCTACTCAGAACAGACATTCCGAAAGAAGTGTTGCAGTCGCTGGTTACGCAAATATTTATTGTTGCGGATTTCTGGCTCTCCAATAATGAGCTGACGGTAAGATTAAAAGGCAATAAGGCGATCGACCATTACCGCCATGTATTTATACATATGTTCTATCCTTATTTAACTACCGAAACGCAGAGGCGTTTCATGGAGGTGATCGTTAAATGA
- a CDS encoding prephenate dehydrogenase: MFNTVTIVGVGLISGSFSLALKEKGLAKKVIGVSRTAASAQKALELGLIDEALPLEQAIAQSDLIYVAIPVDVTIPVMKQVMDLVTDKQIVADAGSTKHALCLALNDHPMRRQFVATHPMWGTEYSGPEAAVRDAFVGRACVICEKEKSDPAAVEKIEQVYRALGMHIIYMDADSHDTHAAYISHISHITSFALANTVLEKEREENTIFELAGGGFESTVRLAKSNPAMWVPIFMQNRENVLDVLNEHISQLRKFKACLEKENYQYLQELIENANKIKRIIK, translated from the coding sequence ATGTTCAATACGGTTACCATCGTCGGCGTAGGTTTGATCAGCGGTTCTTTCAGCCTCGCGTTGAAAGAAAAAGGACTGGCCAAAAAAGTAATCGGCGTCAGCCGCACCGCTGCCAGCGCACAAAAAGCCCTGGAACTGGGACTCATCGATGAAGCCCTGCCACTGGAACAGGCCATCGCGCAAAGCGACCTCATCTATGTGGCCATCCCCGTGGATGTTACCATCCCGGTTATGAAGCAGGTAATGGACCTGGTGACAGACAAGCAAATAGTGGCCGATGCAGGGTCTACCAAACATGCCCTGTGCCTGGCCCTGAACGATCACCCCATGCGCCGGCAGTTTGTAGCCACCCACCCCATGTGGGGTACCGAATACAGCGGCCCCGAAGCCGCCGTAAGAGATGCCTTCGTAGGCAGGGCTTGTGTGATCTGTGAAAAAGAGAAGAGTGATCCCGCTGCCGTGGAAAAGATAGAGCAGGTGTACCGTGCACTGGGCATGCACATCATCTACATGGATGCAGACAGCCATGACACCCATGCTGCCTATATTAGCCATATTTCACATATTACCTCTTTTGCTCTGGCCAATACGGTTTTGGAGAAAGAAAGGGAAGAAAATACCATTTTCGAGCTGGCCGGCGGCGGTTTTGAAAGTACCGTCAGGCTGGCCAAAAGTAACCCGGCCATGTGGGTGCCCATTTTCATGCAAAACCGTGAAAATGTGCTTGATGTGCTGAATGAGCACATCAGCCAGCTCCGGAAATTCAAGGCATGCCTGGAGAAAGAGAATTACCAGTACCTCCAGGAGTTGATAGAAAATGCCAATAAGATAAAACGGATCATAAAGTAA